One window of Sporomusa sphaeroides DSM 2875 genomic DNA carries:
- a CDS encoding ATP-binding protein: MHKNINIYTIQCNGINGYLDNLPIVEQFLKVHAKEFSVAFILALHEAVSNALNYGNGGYNNAKVKVSLKRKGKKMYARIVSNNNGFDVIDQINKVNQRLVLNEWDIENIRGRGLPIMASVCSAVWFNNSGNQVLLVLNISDSNEIGCELKSTLQRNCMQ, from the coding sequence GTGCATAAAAACATTAATATATACACCATACAATGTAACGGTATTAATGGTTATTTAGATAACTTACCGATTGTTGAACAATTTCTCAAGGTACATGCAAAAGAATTTTCTGTTGCTTTTATACTAGCGTTGCATGAAGCTGTATCTAATGCTCTTAATTATGGCAATGGAGGCTATAATAATGCTAAAGTAAAAGTTTCCTTAAAACGTAAAGGGAAAAAAATGTACGCACGAATTGTCAGCAATAATAATGGTTTTGACGTAATTGATCAGATTAATAAAGTAAATCAGCGATTGGTACTCAACGAATGGGACATTGAAAATATAAGAGGTCGGGGACTACCAATTATGGCCAGCGTATGCTCTGCAGTATGGTTTAATAACTCTGGAAATCAAGTACTGTTAGTTTTAAATATCAGTGATAGTAATGAAATAGGATGCGAACTCAAATCAACATTGCAACGAAATTGCATGCAATAA
- a CDS encoding STAS domain-containing protein, with translation MFNFIKSEDDKAVKVTVYGEIEGSKRRTFNDEFGKLLNDNIIHFQFDMSQVTYIDSTGIGIFLDLRKKALNRGGSVYVYNMPDHIQMLFRVTHLEKLFCIKPNLGGIERA, from the coding sequence ATGTTTAATTTTATAAAATCAGAAGATGATAAAGCGGTTAAGGTGACAGTTTACGGCGAAATTGAAGGAAGTAAACGAAGAACGTTTAATGATGAATTTGGTAAATTATTGAATGATAATATCATTCACTTTCAATTTGACATGAGTCAAGTAACATATATTGATTCTACCGGTATTGGGATTTTTCTTGATCTGCGCAAAAAAGCCCTTAATAGGGGAGGGAGCGTATATGTTTACAATATGCCCGATCACATACAAATGTTATTTCGCGTGACGCATTTGGAAAAGCTTTTTTGTATTAAACCTAATCTGGGAGGTATTGAACGTGCATAA
- a CDS encoding PP2C family protein-serine/threonine phosphatase has protein sequence MQSKAVIPLFKPKRSSIEILKELEDAYNRQVSLLPQPFENERVKIETLFYPLQEISGDFYDTWYDQENDALHGYVIDATGHDICSALQVFSLRELFRCSFDVSENLGKRMEWINRKLWDDRNDPVHAAALMFSLKSDGVLCYTAAGISPVYVHLNGQSRYIDMPGYLLGMIPSADYAESCLRFKKGDWIMFMTDGFSDRLSKSLLPPQKTISAMKRIGHDPLRRDDASALIVTIKEDTNV, from the coding sequence ATGCAATCAAAGGCAGTAATCCCGCTATTTAAACCAAAACGTTCAAGTATTGAAATACTTAAAGAATTAGAGGATGCTTACAACAGACAAGTTTCCTTATTACCGCAGCCCTTCGAAAATGAAAGGGTTAAAATTGAAACTTTATTTTATCCATTACAAGAGATCAGCGGTGACTTCTATGATACCTGGTATGATCAAGAGAATGATGCACTGCATGGTTATGTAATTGATGCAACAGGCCATGATATTTGTTCCGCATTGCAGGTTTTTTCTTTGCGTGAACTTTTTAGATGCAGTTTTGATGTATCTGAAAATCTTGGCAAAAGAATGGAGTGGATTAATAGAAAACTATGGGATGATCGTAATGATCCGGTTCATGCAGCCGCTCTTATGTTTAGCTTAAAATCAGATGGAGTACTTTGTTATACAGCTGCAGGCATTAGTCCGGTTTATGTCCATCTAAATGGACAATCACGATATATTGATATGCCGGGTTATCTACTTGGCATGATACCTTCCGCGGATTATGCAGAATCATGTTTAAGGTTTAAAAAGGGGGATTGGATAATGTTTATGACAGATGGATTTTCCGACAGACTATCAAAGAGCCTACTACCGCCTCAAAAAACAATTTCAGCCATGAAAAGGATCGGCCATGATCCTCTGAGAAGGGATGATGCATCAGCATTAATAGTTACAATTAAGGAGGATACTAATGTTTAA
- a CDS encoding HD-GYP domain-containing protein: MDSLRYFNVTTGDPLVNKAITNQLNDIIENTGSIGVSLNFISDYFAEYEIGIINASPYLSFKLSDNARDIGTLKVFFSDINLNDYLYIADKTMKISKLIKNLVSLKYLKSSRNELISFMLTNLIIIDSLTYLHLKQVQKYAVYLGKVVGLSSEQLNALSISALLHDIGKLAIPDSILKKKTHLTESEFQIMKNHPYFGFEYLISFPDFIQDAYIAFYHHERWDGFGYPYGLSGNNIPLEARILAIADAYDAMIGFRHYKKPFNISEALDELKKQAGKQFDPNLITVFTESIRKTDYLQGSRENAIKGSNPAI; the protein is encoded by the coding sequence ATGGATAGTTTACGCTATTTTAACGTTACTACTGGTGATCCCTTAGTAAATAAGGCTATTACTAACCAGCTGAATGATATTATCGAAAATACTGGATCAATTGGAGTTAGTCTTAACTTTATTTCAGATTATTTTGCAGAGTACGAAATTGGAATTATTAATGCAAGTCCTTATCTAAGTTTTAAATTATCAGATAATGCAAGAGATATAGGTACGCTTAAAGTGTTTTTTTCAGACATTAACCTTAACGACTATTTATATATAGCAGATAAAACAATGAAAATTAGTAAGCTTATAAAAAATCTAGTATCACTTAAATATTTAAAATCTAGTCGAAATGAGTTAATTAGCTTTATGCTAACCAATCTTATCATTATAGACTCACTAACCTATCTGCACTTAAAACAAGTTCAAAAATATGCAGTTTATTTGGGTAAAGTTGTTGGATTATCTAGTGAACAATTAAATGCTTTAAGTATTTCCGCTTTACTACATGACATCGGCAAATTGGCGATTCCTGATTCAATTTTAAAAAAGAAAACACATTTAACAGAAAGTGAATTTCAGATTATGAAAAATCATCCTTATTTTGGATTTGAATATTTGATATCTTTTCCTGATTTTATTCAAGATGCTTATATAGCCTTTTATCATCATGAAAGGTGGGATGGTTTCGGCTATCCATATGGTTTAAGCGGCAATAATATCCCTTTGGAAGCCCGGATTTTAGCTATAGCAGATGCCTATGATGCTATGATAGGCTTCAGGCATTACAAAAAGCCTTTTAATATATCTGAGGCATTGGATGAATTAAAAAAACAAGCAGGAAAACAGTTTGATCCTAATTTGATCACCGTATTTACGGAAAGCATAAGAAAGACAGATTATTTGCAAGGGAGTCGAGAAAATGCAATCAAAGGCAGTAATCCCGCTATTTAA
- a CDS encoding prepilin peptidase: MIIFYLSAIFLCILTGTTILISSITWLVIYNYVGFGPEFILYASFTIFTIMIMIIDYLTQYVYHWMIFVNLLISLLCQFFMGKLLVILYDLFLTISFCFIFIVLAVICQKIKDKSFNYRNLFIEVFGFGDVLYILLMSSVLGVYDTISVLFCASILAFIINGIGNTPTSPFPFCHFLGIAIPINFFIPGGFLSLYVNMLDYLFM, translated from the coding sequence ATGATCATATTCTATCTGTCAGCTATATTTCTGTGTATATTAACCGGAACGACGATATTAATCAGTAGCATTACTTGGTTAGTAATTTATAACTACGTTGGTTTTGGCCCAGAATTTATATTGTATGCAAGTTTTACAATTTTCACCATTATGATTATGATAATTGATTACCTTACACAGTATGTCTATCATTGGATGATTTTTGTAAACCTTTTAATTTCATTACTCTGTCAATTTTTTATGGGAAAATTGTTAGTTATTTTGTATGACTTATTTTTAACTATATCTTTCTGCTTCATATTTATAGTATTAGCTGTGATTTGTCAAAAAATAAAAGACAAAAGTTTTAATTATCGTAACCTATTTATAGAAGTTTTCGGCTTCGGTGATGTTTTATATATTCTCTTAATGTCATCCGTTTTAGGTGTATATGACACAATATCAGTACTTTTTTGTGCTAGTATTTTAGCTTTTATAATTAATGGGATAGGCAATACTCCTACTTCTCCTTTTCCATTCTGTCATTTTTTGGGGATAGCTATTCCTATAAACTTCTTTATTCCTGGAGGTTTTCTAAGTCTTTATGTTAATATGCTTGATTATTTATTTATGTAA